Part of the candidate division TA06 bacterium genome, CGTCGCCTTCCAACGCCGCCAGGGCCTTGTCGCGCCGGATGCTTTTTTCGGCGGTCTCCTTGTCCACGAAGTCAAATCCCTTGTTGCGCATGGCCTCTATGATGGTGTTCTCGGCGGTGCCCAATTGGGCGTCGATCCCGCCGATGGCCGAACTTCCCACGTTGCTTTCGGTGATCAGCACCATCAGCTTGGGATTGCCCGCCCCCTTAATGATATCAGCCATGTCCTCCCTGATGGCCCCCTCCCGCACCAGGGCCTTGACCTTGACGTTATAAGTAAGCCCGCCGTCGGCCTCGCCCTCGCTGACTATGGAGTAGCTCTTGACGTAGCCCTTGGCCTTGGAATAGATGTTGTCCTCCACCACCATGGCGTTCTCCACTAAAGTGCTGGAGCTGATGACCGCGCCGGTCACCTGCTCCACCGCGTTGCGCAGGGCGTCCTGAGTGGCCACATCCCGGGCCTGGGCCTTGTCGCCGTTCAGAACCGAGGCGGTGCCGTCGGTGGTGATGGTCTGCATGGCTTCCTGGGCCGCAGCCAGGCCGAAGAATATCAATAGCGTGAGGATTGAGTAAATTGTTTTTTTCATTTTAAATATGAAGTCCTTTCGTGGTTGGTTAAGGAACCCGGGGTTATTGTCATTGCAAGGGAACATCCCGCCTGGCATACGAAGCAATCCAAGCCAATAGCAATTGCTTTGTAAACGGATAAACTGACCTTCTCACAAAGACGGACGCAGCCAACAGTCAAAAGGGAGAACGGCGTTTTTAAATAGTCTCCTTTAAAAAGACTCGCTCTCCCTTTTATTTCTGGTTGTCATTCTGACCTCTCCCCGTCCCTCTCCTAATGGCCTACTTCGCCGAAGTAACCAAATATTAGCGCTACTTGCTACGGAGGCTGAATATTAGGAGAGGGTGCAAGGGTGAGGTCAGAATGACGTGGTCTGTTTACTGTTTCAGAACTATGATCACCCGGCAGTTGTCGTAGATGTCCGTATTGTCGGCGATCACCGCCACGTTCTCCACGTCGGAATCGGCGATGATCAGATCGGCCTTGTTAAGCCCTGAGGATTTGACGGCCTTGATCACCAGCGGGTTGCTGCCCACCCGGGCGGCGTTGGCCATGGCTTCTTCCATCGTCTTGGCATAGATCACCACCCCGTTCTTGACCGCCGATTCGCGGGGAACGAAATCCTGGCCGTAGATGCCCTCGCCCGATTCGTCCAGAATGGCGGGAACCATGGCCGGCATGGCATCGGTGCCGGTGGCGTCAATGATCAGGCCGGT contains:
- a CDS encoding flagellar assembly protein T N-terminal domain-containing protein, translating into MKKTIYSILTLLIFFGLAAAQEAMQTITTDGTASVLNGDKAQARDVATQDALRNAVEQVTGAVISSSTLVENAMVVEDNIYSKAKGYVKSYSIVSEGEADGGLTYNVKVKALVREGAIREDMADIIKGAGNPKLMVLITESNVGSSAIGGIDAQLGTAENTIIEAMRNKGFDFVDKETAEKSIRRDKALAALEGDAQAAAFIGERAGAEVIITGQAFAREASAVNDLLGGMKSIQATVSVKAFNTDDGRILVSKVETGRAVHIEEIVGGTKAIEQASAKLADYLAEEIVKKFARGGNTVTLNVTGASNYDLYQELINVLKYEVRGVKAVNDREITGNTGLVEVETKFNSSQLAQELLYKNFAKFSVKILSRTANRINLRLRAKVVR